The following coding sequences are from one Devosia yakushimensis window:
- a CDS encoding Na/Pi cotransporter family protein: protein MTSTLLLIDLLGAAALLLWGLRLLKAGVTTAFGAELRHFLARSTRNRLTAFGAGMATTLALQSSTAMAVLVSSFVAQGLVAPVMAQAVMLGANVGTALVTQILSFDIHWLAPVVVLTGVAIGTRRSRRSRGMSKIAIGMGLMLLALRLMAEATAPMRQSEAVTTFFGLLGDAPLIAVALAAALAAVSASSLAVVLFIMALAAAGGIDAELCLLLVAGANVGGAIPPIPAIAAEGAAARRVAISNLVVRGMGAIALLLAAPWLASLLPPDGSLAELTVQAHLGFNVVLAMAFLPVIGPMTRLLSRLLPNKPTAEGRLAPLHLDEAALADPPAAIAAAMRETLHVGDLVEKMLETTLAALRNSDELLCQDLFRLDDEVDALDEAIKLYLSRIDRSRLDEAGRRQLSAVLDYAINLEHVGDVIERSLSRLTMKKIENQLQYSPEGMGEIEGLFRDTIDNLRLAQRVFINRDAQIARRLMEGKVAVRHKERASVERHMARLQDRRPDTLQTTSLHLDVLRDLKRINGHLMSVAAPILEEAGMLRQSRLRKGADFSGGRRP, encoded by the coding sequence ATGACCTCAACACTCCTTCTGATTGACCTGCTGGGGGCGGCGGCCCTGCTCCTGTGGGGGCTGCGGCTCCTCAAGGCCGGGGTGACCACCGCCTTCGGCGCCGAGCTACGCCACTTTCTGGCCCGCAGCACCCGGAACCGGTTGACCGCCTTTGGCGCCGGGATGGCCACGACATTGGCGCTGCAGAGCAGCACCGCCATGGCCGTCCTCGTCAGCTCGTTTGTTGCCCAGGGCCTTGTCGCGCCGGTCATGGCCCAGGCGGTGATGCTCGGCGCCAATGTCGGCACTGCGCTCGTCACGCAGATCCTGTCCTTCGACATTCATTGGCTGGCCCCTGTCGTGGTGCTGACCGGTGTGGCAATCGGCACGCGCCGCTCGCGCCGCAGCCGTGGCATGAGCAAGATCGCCATCGGCATGGGTCTCATGCTGCTCGCGCTGCGGCTCATGGCCGAGGCCACCGCGCCGATGCGGCAGTCGGAGGCCGTTACGACCTTCTTTGGCCTGCTGGGCGATGCCCCGCTCATCGCCGTGGCCCTGGCGGCCGCGCTGGCGGCGGTTTCCGCCTCGAGCCTGGCTGTCGTGCTCTTCATCATGGCCCTGGCCGCAGCCGGCGGCATTGATGCCGAGCTGTGCCTGCTGCTGGTGGCCGGCGCAAATGTTGGCGGCGCCATCCCGCCGATCCCGGCGATTGCGGCCGAAGGGGCAGCCGCGCGGCGCGTTGCCATAAGCAATCTCGTCGTCCGGGGGATGGGCGCTATTGCTTTGTTGCTCGCCGCGCCTTGGCTGGCCAGCCTGTTGCCGCCCGACGGCAGCCTCGCCGAACTGACGGTGCAGGCCCATCTCGGCTTCAACGTCGTCCTGGCAATGGCCTTCCTGCCGGTCATCGGGCCGATGACCCGCCTATTGAGCCGGCTCCTGCCGAACAAGCCAACGGCGGAGGGGAGGCTGGCGCCGCTGCATCTCGACGAGGCCGCACTGGCCGATCCGCCGGCGGCGATCGCCGCGGCCATGCGGGAGACCCTGCATGTCGGCGATCTCGTCGAGAAAATGCTCGAGACGACCCTGGCCGCGCTCAGGAACAGCGATGAATTGCTGTGCCAGGACCTGTTCCGGCTCGACGATGAAGTCGATGCCCTTGATGAAGCCATCAAGCTTTACCTGTCCCGCATCGACCGAAGCCGGCTTGATGAAGCCGGGCGCCGCCAGCTGAGCGCCGTGCTCGACTACGCCATCAACCTCGAGCATGTCGGCGATGTCATCGAGCGGAGCCTGTCGCGCCTGACGATGAAGAAGATCGAGAACCAGCTGCAATACTCACCTGAAGGCATGGGCGAGATCGAGGGCCTCTTCCGCGACACAATCGATAATCTGCGCCTGGCCCAGAGGGTATTCATCAACCGCGACGCCCAGATCGCGCGGCGTCTCATGGAAGGCAAGGTTGCCGTACGGCACAAGGAACGCGCCTCGGTCGAGCGGCATATGGCGCGGCTGCAGGACCGCCGCCCCGATACGCTGCAGACGACGTCATTGCACCTGGATGTGCTCCGCGACCTCAAGCGCATCAACGGCCATCTCATGTCGGTCGCCGCGCCCATCCTCGAAGAGGCCGGAATGCTCCGGCAAAGCCGGCTTAGAAAGGGCGCGGATTTTTCAGGTGGCCGGCGGCCATGA
- a CDS encoding ABC transporter substrate-binding protein, translated as MLKTNRRNFLAGAATIALLSTSAASMALAADVNLTLMIWDPAQKAGVQMAVDAFQAANPNIAVSLEQVPQDQYYVKLDAALGAGQGPDVMWQSSKASYYVDGGALQPLDDYIARDALSLDGYKQVIANLYNLGGHQYGIPKDFDAWTFVYNATLLEGLGIATPKAEWTWEDMVRIAEEVKAKRTSSSIVPLYYNYSFNNGVASLVHALGGAVIADGQSHMSSPQGIKALEMIKSLQDSELILKVADSTDFNPVNALISGQLAMAETPSWNLSLLSKADAPAGTFGVVHLPAVNGSWANDTNGLSYVMNVNSQHKDESWELIKFLTSDEGSALHAQGGAALPANTNPQALAAFVATNGKLGGLEAALDAASAQSYLRTTTANPKVLAAMPEISSAVMGEFYSGALTAEQAAQRIDDLLNGALR; from the coding sequence ATGCTCAAGACAAACCGCAGAAACTTTCTGGCCGGGGCAGCGACAATTGCACTGCTTTCTACCTCCGCCGCCAGCATGGCTTTGGCCGCCGACGTCAACCTGACCTTGATGATCTGGGATCCGGCACAGAAGGCCGGCGTGCAGATGGCAGTCGATGCTTTCCAGGCCGCGAACCCCAATATCGCCGTGTCGCTCGAGCAGGTTCCGCAGGACCAGTACTATGTCAAACTCGACGCCGCCCTCGGTGCCGGCCAGGGGCCGGACGTCATGTGGCAGAGCTCCAAGGCGTCCTATTATGTGGATGGCGGCGCGTTGCAGCCGCTAGACGACTATATCGCGCGGGATGCCCTGTCGCTGGATGGCTACAAGCAGGTGATCGCCAATCTCTATAACCTTGGCGGTCATCAGTACGGCATCCCCAAGGACTTCGATGCCTGGACCTTCGTTTACAACGCCACGCTGCTCGAAGGGCTTGGGATCGCAACGCCCAAAGCTGAATGGACCTGGGAAGACATGGTCCGAATTGCCGAAGAGGTAAAGGCGAAGCGGACCTCTTCGTCCATTGTGCCTCTCTACTACAATTACTCGTTCAACAATGGCGTCGCGAGCCTGGTCCATGCCCTGGGCGGCGCGGTGATCGCCGATGGCCAGAGCCATATGTCGTCACCCCAGGGCATCAAGGCTCTCGAGATGATCAAGAGCCTGCAGGATAGCGAGCTGATCCTGAAGGTTGCCGATTCCACCGACTTCAACCCGGTAAACGCATTGATTTCCGGGCAGCTCGCCATGGCGGAAACGCCCTCGTGGAATCTGAGCCTGTTGTCCAAGGCGGATGCGCCGGCCGGCACCTTCGGCGTCGTGCACCTGCCCGCCGTCAACGGGTCCTGGGCAAACGACACCAATGGGCTGTCCTATGTCATGAACGTCAACTCCCAGCACAAGGACGAGAGCTGGGAACTTATCAAGTTCCTCACCTCAGATGAGGGGTCCGCCCTTCACGCACAGGGCGGCGCCGCCCTGCCTGCCAATACCAATCCGCAGGCTTTGGCCGCATTCGTCGCGACGAACGGAAAACTGGGCGGCCTTGAAGCGGCGCTCGATGCGGCCAGTGCGCAAAGCTATCTGCGCACGACGACCGCCAATCCAAAAGTACTCGCGGCCATGCCCGAAATCAGCAGCGCGGTCATGGGTGAATTCTATTCGGGCGCATTGACCGCAGAACAAGCCGCCCAGCGGATCGACGACCTGCTGAATGGGGCCCTGCGTTGA
- a CDS encoding ABC transporter ATP-binding protein: MGAISIKDVRKHYGAVNVLHGVSLDIEDGEFVVLVGPSGCGKSTLLRMIAGLEEISDGEIAIGGRVVNDVAPKDRDIAMVFQSYALYPHWTVAQNMSFSLKLQRVPKQEVERRVALAAEMLDLQPYLARYPRQLSGGQRQRVAMGRAIVRNPAAYLFDEPLSNLDAKLRVQMRSEIKQNHHRLKTTTVYVTHDQVEAMTMADRIVVMHGGVIEQIGTPLELYDAPANLFVAGFIGSPGMNMIPGTFENGDLVAPGNVRIPLGPKHAAKNGTQLILGVRPEHFRLDPDGIAAEILTVEPTGSETHVVARFAEQAVVLSLRERLVAEPGSTITIGIDPTSLHLFDAASGARVSG, from the coding sequence ATGGGTGCGATCAGCATCAAGGACGTCCGCAAACACTATGGAGCCGTCAATGTGCTCCATGGCGTTTCGCTCGACATAGAGGACGGCGAGTTTGTCGTGCTCGTTGGGCCCTCAGGCTGTGGGAAATCCACCTTGCTCCGGATGATTGCGGGCCTTGAGGAGATTTCTGACGGCGAGATCGCCATTGGCGGACGCGTCGTCAACGACGTGGCGCCCAAGGATCGCGACATCGCCATGGTGTTTCAGTCCTATGCGCTCTATCCGCATTGGACCGTTGCGCAGAACATGAGCTTCTCGCTCAAACTGCAACGCGTGCCGAAGCAGGAGGTGGAGAGGCGGGTCGCCCTGGCGGCCGAAATGCTCGACCTCCAGCCATATCTGGCACGCTATCCGCGCCAATTGTCGGGTGGCCAGCGCCAGCGCGTTGCCATGGGGCGCGCAATTGTCAGAAACCCGGCCGCCTATCTGTTCGATGAGCCGCTTTCAAATCTGGATGCCAAATTGCGGGTGCAGATGCGCTCGGAAATCAAGCAGAACCATCATCGGCTAAAGACGACGACGGTCTATGTCACCCACGACCAGGTGGAGGCCATGACCATGGCGGACCGCATCGTCGTCATGCATGGCGGCGTGATCGAACAAATCGGCACGCCACTCGAGCTTTACGATGCGCCGGCCAATCTCTTCGTCGCAGGCTTTATCGGCTCGCCCGGCATGAACATGATCCCGGGCACGTTTGAAAACGGCGACCTCGTCGCGCCCGGCAATGTCCGCATCCCGCTGGGACCGAAACATGCAGCGAAAAATGGGACCCAATTGATCCTGGGTGTTCGCCCCGAGCATTTCCGCCTTGATCCAGACGGCATCGCAGCCGAGATCCTGACGGTGGAGCCAACCGGTTCGGAAACGCATGTGGTCGCCCGTTTCGCCGAACAGGCCGTCGTACTGTCCCTGCGCGAAAGACTTGTTGCCGAGCCGGGTTCCACGATCACGATCGGTATCGATCCGACCTCGCTGCATCTGTTCGACGCCGCGAGTGGGGCGCGCGTTTCCGGCTGA
- a CDS encoding DeoR/GlpR family DNA-binding transcription regulator yields MLNTAEERHARILELLNEKGFLDVQTLSERTGVSGATMRRDLGELDEAGRLRRTHGGAVSITQVGQDPANAVRAVSHQAEKAAIASAAAAMIADGDTVLLDAGTTSLEVVKLLAGRKGLTFISNGADIIAELVRADAERVYAVGGEYAAINRSFRGALAEDFIRQFHVDKLILNAASIDFDRGLIFTGSPANAGVQRAMIEVARRVIVVADHSKLAKSSFSVTAKIEDVGVIVTDAGARSMVEAAPEAIRKKFTIAD; encoded by the coding sequence ATGCTCAATACAGCTGAAGAACGCCACGCCAGAATTCTGGAATTGTTGAACGAGAAGGGCTTTCTCGACGTACAGACGCTGTCGGAACGAACGGGCGTCTCAGGGGCCACCATGCGACGCGATCTCGGCGAGCTCGACGAGGCCGGCCGGTTGCGCAGAACCCATGGCGGCGCCGTCAGCATAACGCAGGTGGGGCAAGACCCGGCCAATGCCGTGCGCGCAGTGTCCCATCAGGCCGAGAAGGCGGCGATTGCAAGCGCAGCCGCCGCGATGATTGCCGACGGCGATACCGTGCTGCTTGATGCCGGCACGACTTCGCTCGAAGTGGTCAAGCTTCTCGCCGGGCGCAAGGGGCTCACCTTCATCTCGAATGGCGCCGATATCATCGCCGAGCTGGTCCGCGCTGACGCTGAACGCGTTTATGCCGTCGGCGGCGAATATGCAGCGATCAACCGGTCTTTCCGGGGGGCCCTGGCCGAGGACTTCATCCGCCAGTTCCACGTCGACAAGCTCATTCTCAATGCCGCGTCGATCGATTTCGACCGCGGTTTGATCTTCACCGGCTCGCCGGCGAATGCCGGCGTGCAGCGCGCCATGATCGAGGTGGCGCGGCGGGTTATCGTCGTGGCCGACCATTCCAAGCTGGCCAAATCGAGCTTCTCGGTGACCGCAAAGATCGAGGACGTGGGCGTCATCGTCACCGACGCCGGCGCTCGCAGCATGGTCGAGGCAGCGCCCGAAGCAATCCGCAAGAAGTTCACCATCGCGGACTAG
- a CDS encoding NosD domain-containing protein has translation MTSANAYDVTTWPMGNAHEDIGAVINSIIADIKSRQALPDVNNGGKPGAVIYIPPGDFRLVTQVLIDISYLKIIGSGHGFTSSSIRFNTPAHELKHWHEIWPGGSRVLVDLPETDDAASRSAFLVKRSGNPRISSVEFADFCIDGLHFEGDENSYRNGKTGIHVASANDSFRITGMGFIYLEHGIVSHHSDALSIDNNFIAECGNCIELRGMGQACRISNNLIGAGYAGHSIYAENYGGVLVSANNVFPRGRSSIHFSGVARSSITGNRFHSFYPGMLIFSDDCSENLVSSNHFLRDGEPWSPMTPYDNGLDDLFGLLHINGSNNSIIANHISESIDTRLIKPPAAKPVIIRLVSGKENYVANNHIVATTVTPEPGDVPNSECFSTQVAAIISTKGLTTLDVTAVKVEQESTQNTVLDSGSDTQVMIDQAVNAFRGTPTPGQQQTSAAIA, from the coding sequence ATGACCAGTGCAAATGCCTATGACGTCACGACATGGCCAATGGGCAACGCGCATGAGGATATCGGCGCTGTCATCAACAGCATCATCGCCGATATCAAAAGCCGGCAGGCGCTTCCCGATGTGAATAATGGCGGCAAGCCCGGCGCGGTGATCTATATTCCGCCGGGCGACTTCCGGCTCGTCACGCAGGTCCTCATCGACATCAGCTATCTCAAAATCATCGGCTCCGGGCACGGCTTTACGTCCTCGAGCATCCGCTTCAACACCCCGGCGCATGAGCTCAAGCATTGGCACGAGATCTGGCCAGGCGGCAGCCGTGTGCTGGTGGACCTGCCCGAGACCGATGATGCCGCATCCCGCTCAGCCTTTCTCGTCAAGCGCAGCGGCAATCCCCGTATCAGCTCGGTCGAATTCGCCGATTTCTGCATCGATGGCCTCCATTTCGAAGGCGACGAGAATTCGTATCGCAACGGCAAGACGGGCATCCACGTCGCCAGCGCCAATGACTCATTCCGCATAACGGGCATGGGCTTCATCTATCTGGAACACGGCATCGTCTCCCACCATTCGGATGCCCTGTCGATAGATAACAACTTCATCGCCGAATGCGGAAACTGCATCGAACTCAGAGGCATGGGACAGGCCTGCCGGATCTCCAACAATCTGATCGGCGCCGGCTATGCCGGGCACTCGATCTACGCCGAAAATTACGGCGGCGTGCTCGTTTCCGCCAACAATGTCTTCCCCCGCGGCCGCAGCAGCATCCATTTTTCCGGCGTGGCACGGTCGTCCATCACCGGCAACAGGTTCCATTCATTCTATCCGGGCATGCTGATCTTTTCCGACGATTGCTCGGAAAACCTGGTCTCTTCCAACCATTTCCTCCGCGACGGAGAGCCCTGGTCGCCGATGACGCCATATGACAATGGCCTCGATGACCTGTTCGGCCTCCTGCATATCAATGGCAGCAATAATTCCATCATTGCCAACCACATCTCGGAATCGATCGATACCCGGCTCATCAAGCCCCCGGCCGCCAAGCCGGTGATCATCCGGCTCGTCTCGGGCAAGGAAAACTACGTCGCCAATAATCACATCGTGGCAACTACGGTGACACCGGAACCAGGCGATGTGCCGAACAGCGAATGTTTTTCGACGCAAGTAGCGGCGATAATCTCGACGAAGGGCCTGACCACCCTCGACGTCACAGCCGTCAAAGTGGAGCAGGAATCCACCCAAAACACAGTGCTGGATTCCGGCAGCGATACCCAAGTCATGATCGACCAGGCGGTGAACGCCTTCCGAGGCACCCCTACACCAGGGCAACAGCAGACGAGCGCCGCAATTGCCTAG
- a CDS encoding glycoside hydrolase family 32 protein — protein MPRTQELTARSGDRFELWAKARHETPPGSAPLSFRIGDRTVYQIAHLPPYYEAFSYTHHSDQALTITWDDTLIEVSLFYRYNPQTVADIGVTFLEFGPGGLAAWPADRLSTWYEQEAGRPQLRFSPFKGWMNDPNGLCKAGDTYHLFYQYHPNGVDWGPMHWGHAASKDLYRWIHYPVFQYPEANLAALGATGGAFSGNAFFDRDGALSFYYTERLPAYDLFKDYKEVQKRMRPDKGLLRPVANALVLADGPEGTTHDIRDPKVWYDGDAGLYRMVLGSSVDGDPALLLYNSADGDNWDFASILYRAPPHFRDGGARSAECPDFFVIDGHWVLVAGFVGYTEAETGRHNLLYAVTGSFENGVFTPYSDQLQELDFGTDYYAMQSFWDGERQLAFAWLFNWEIRKPAGSAYSGELSLPRLLTLDQHYRLLTNPEPGIATLRTRKLEPANGRYTLADGRAVEMRISGKLNGLTITGTSASGETVTLTHSGESLALELSEDDGRITYRTPCRELADTRLFFDRGVIELFANGGLLCGTRRSYRVIDCASLWTSAEDSASVEVWEYKSAYA, from the coding sequence TTGCCTAGGACACAGGAGCTAACCGCCAGAAGCGGCGACCGGTTCGAACTCTGGGCCAAAGCCAGGCACGAGACTCCGCCGGGTTCGGCGCCACTTTCGTTTCGCATCGGGGATCGCACAGTCTACCAGATTGCGCACCTGCCGCCCTATTACGAAGCCTTCAGCTACACCCATCACAGCGATCAGGCGCTGACCATCACCTGGGACGACACGCTGATCGAAGTGTCCCTGTTCTATCGGTACAATCCGCAGACCGTGGCGGATATCGGGGTGACCTTCCTTGAATTCGGACCAGGCGGCCTCGCCGCCTGGCCAGCCGATCGTCTGTCCACCTGGTACGAACAGGAGGCCGGACGCCCCCAACTGCGCTTTTCGCCGTTCAAGGGCTGGATGAACGACCCCAATGGGCTGTGCAAGGCAGGTGACACTTACCACCTGTTCTATCAATACCATCCCAATGGCGTGGATTGGGGTCCGATGCATTGGGGGCACGCTGCCAGCAAGGACCTCTACCGCTGGATTCACTACCCGGTGTTTCAATACCCAGAGGCAAACCTGGCCGCGCTCGGCGCCACCGGCGGCGCATTTTCCGGCAATGCGTTTTTCGACCGCGATGGCGCGCTGTCGTTCTACTATACCGAGCGCCTGCCGGCCTACGACCTGTTCAAGGATTACAAGGAAGTCCAAAAGCGCATGCGCCCGGACAAAGGCCTTTTGAGGCCGGTAGCCAATGCGCTCGTGCTTGCCGATGGCCCAGAGGGCACCACGCACGACATTCGCGACCCCAAGGTCTGGTATGACGGCGATGCCGGCCTCTACCGCATGGTCCTGGGCTCGTCCGTCGACGGCGATCCCGCCCTCCTGCTCTACAATTCCGCCGACGGAGACAATTGGGACTTCGCCTCCATCCTCTATCGCGCCCCGCCTCACTTCCGCGACGGCGGCGCGCGATCAGCCGAATGCCCCGATTTCTTTGTCATCGACGGTCATTGGGTCCTGGTCGCCGGCTTCGTTGGCTATACCGAAGCCGAAACCGGCCGTCACAACCTCCTCTATGCCGTTACCGGCAGCTTCGAAAACGGCGTCTTCACGCCCTATTCCGATCAATTGCAGGAGCTCGACTTCGGCACCGATTACTATGCCATGCAAAGCTTTTGGGATGGTGAACGCCAGCTCGCCTTTGCCTGGCTCTTCAACTGGGAAATCCGCAAGCCTGCCGGCTCCGCCTATAGCGGCGAACTCTCTCTGCCCCGCCTGCTCACGCTGGACCAGCATTACCGCCTGCTGACGAATCCCGAACCCGGCATCGCAACCCTGCGAACGCGCAAGCTGGAGCCGGCCAACGGCAGATACACGCTTGCCGACGGGCGTGCTGTCGAGATGCGCATATCCGGCAAACTCAATGGGCTGACCATCACCGGCACCTCCGCCAGCGGCGAAACCGTCACCCTCACCCACAGCGGCGAGAGCCTTGCGCTGGAACTTTCCGAAGACGACGGCCGGATCACTTACCGGACCCCATGCCGCGAGCTCGCCGACACCAGACTGTTCTTCGACCGCGGCGTCATCGAACTCTTCGCCAATGGCGGCCTGCTCTGCGGCACCCGCCGCAGCTATCGTGTCATCGATTGTGCATCGCTTTGGACGTCGGCCGAGGACAGCGCGTCTGTCGAGGTCTGGGAGTATAAATCCGCATATGCCTGA
- a CDS encoding ABC transporter ATP-binding protein, which yields MSSISLNGIAKSYGGDLKVIHDLSLDVRDGEFLVLVGPSGCGKSTLLRMIAGLEDISGGTLLIGDRKVNNVDPKDRDIAMVFQSYALYPHMSVYDNIAFPLRMAGLAREADARVREVAALLQLTPLLERKPANLSGGQRQRVAMGRAMVRKPAVFLMDEPLSNLDAKLRVQMRAEVTRLQKDQGVTTVYVTHDQVEAMTMGDRVAVLKGGHLQQVDTPQALYSRPANAFVATFIGSPAMNLFEANLTGTTLTLGSQSISLPDTVFNERPSLRGADARRLILGIRPESLEDAAFADPGAALLDAKVTQVEMLGSEAIVHLAMDAPMVDGGDPDALAEVGIQAAVGRFNPKTAARAGAPITLSADASAFHFFDPDTRNSIW from the coding sequence ATGTCTTCCATCTCACTCAACGGCATTGCCAAAAGCTATGGCGGCGACCTCAAGGTCATCCACGACCTCTCGCTCGACGTGCGCGACGGCGAATTCCTTGTGCTGGTCGGCCCGTCGGGCTGCGGAAAATCCACCCTGCTGCGCATGATCGCCGGCCTCGAGGACATTTCCGGCGGCACGCTGCTGATCGGCGACCGCAAGGTCAATAACGTCGATCCCAAGGACCGCGACATCGCCATGGTGTTCCAGTCCTACGCGCTCTATCCTCACATGAGCGTCTACGACAACATCGCCTTTCCCCTACGCATGGCCGGGCTGGCGCGAGAGGCCGATGCCCGCGTGCGGGAAGTCGCGGCGCTGCTGCAATTGACGCCCCTGCTCGAGCGCAAGCCCGCCAATCTCTCCGGTGGCCAGCGCCAGCGTGTCGCCATGGGCCGCGCCATGGTGCGCAAGCCCGCCGTCTTCCTGATGGACGAGCCGCTCAGCAATCTCGATGCCAAGCTGCGCGTACAGATGCGCGCCGAGGTGACGCGGCTGCAAAAGGACCAGGGCGTCACCACGGTCTATGTGACGCATGACCAGGTCGAGGCCATGACCATGGGCGACCGCGTCGCGGTGCTCAAGGGCGGCCATCTGCAGCAGGTGGATACACCCCAGGCCCTCTATAGCCGCCCCGCCAACGCCTTCGTCGCCACCTTTATCGGCTCACCCGCCATGAACCTGTTCGAGGCAAATCTCACGGGCACTACCCTGACGCTGGGGTCGCAAAGCATCAGCCTGCCCGACACCGTCTTCAACGAAAGACCCAGCCTGCGCGGGGCGGACGCACGCCGGCTGATCCTGGGTATCCGCCCCGAAAGCCTCGAAGACGCCGCCTTTGCCGATCCCGGCGCGGCTTTACTCGATGCCAAAGTCACCCAGGTCGAAATGCTCGGTTCCGAAGCCATTGTCCATCTGGCCATGGATGCCCCGATGGTGGATGGCGGCGATCCCGATGCCCTGGCCGAAGTCGGCATCCAGGCCGCCGTCGGCCGCTTCAACCCCAAAACCGCAGCAAGGGCCGGCGCACCGATCACTCTATCGGCCGATGCATCGGCCTTTCACTTCTTCGACCCCGACACGCGCAACAGCATCTGGTGA